taattgaaattatttatttatttatttttattttttctggtTAGAGTACTCCAAACTTCTGTGGCTGTATCCTATTGTTGGATTGTGTCTGTAGATGGTCTTAGCCATCCTATAAGGCCAAATGTGAGAATGACTCCACATTAGCTGTCCTGTAATAATGGTTCCATTCCCTTGGAAATTCTTCCTCCTGCAAAGAATATTTCATCCTCACCATTGATATTCAACTTATTAGGTTAATTTTCTATGCCACTTCACGTGTTTGTGTTTGAGGGTTTcaggttgaatttttttcccttcatgcCACAAAGATAAGAAAGGCAGTTAATGCCCTTTAAGGGCACAGGTCAAAGCAGATTAATCAGTTTTCagagacattttttttagtacaaATCGATTGCCTCTGGCTGTTTGCCTGTTTACATTGATGGTTACCCTTACATAAATGGACTTCAAATCACTTTACTTTAATGCTGCTATGCTATGTATTTCAGCATATatagatgatgaagattctgtTTCTATCTTGTGGAATCTTATATTGATATCTTTCAAGTTATTTGTTAATTCAGGTTATAACCCAACAAATCCTCAAGTCATTTTAGCGTCATGTaattacaccttttttttttttttggaacggAATTTAAATTCGGTTAGGTATTCTATAATTAGCTTCAAAGATGATAACCTATGAAGCACGGATGtgtttcgggactcgggtgcgggtgcgggtgcgggtgcgggtatGGGTGTGGGACtcggtaatttttgaaaaaggtgggtgcgggtgcagcgggactcggcgattaaaaaattattaaaaatatttttaatatattactaagcatgcttttttatataataataatagaaaactcatattataataataataatagtatagaaatattaataataaaataaatagataataataagtaaaacaaaaaaaaacaaaaaaagtaggAGGCTCTCACGTGTAGCttcccattaaaaaagaaaaaaaaaagaaaagaaaataaaggaagatgtgGCTCTCACGTTTGGTCAGAGAggcacaaaaaacaaagaaggagtTTTTGTACTTACCAATAAAAGAGAAACAGAAGTTACAGAacacttcaaaaaaagaaaaagaaaacagagaacaaCTCAGTAGAACACGAAGAAGCAAAGATCCAGTCCAATccagaaggttttttttttcccttaccGGTCGATTTCCTTTTTCTGGCCGAAACACGCCGATATTTTGCCGATATGATCCGAATCGGCGCAAATCCGTCCGGTTCGGCGCGAATCAGCGTGCGTCGGAGCCGAATCGACGAGAGTCGGCGCCGATTTGAGCCGCGTCGGCGCGAGTTGGGAAATCCACGTGGCACGACGCGGCAGGGACGCGCGGTCTGCGGTGTCCCTCCCGCATCGCCGCGTCCCGCCGAGTCGGACGCGGGTGCGCTAGGTCCGGAGCCGCGTCCATGCATCCCAGATGATAACCCCCTTCTATTTATTACTAATTACTTTACTGATCCACAATATAATGGCAGACACCAACAAATACCCAATTGCCAATTTATTATTGAACTTTTACTGGCCTACAAATCTTTATCCCTTGCCTGTCGAGCTATTTCAATTAGTGCAGTACATTCATTTCCTTTGACAGatacaacaaaaataacaaactcTTGAGTTGCATTACATATCTTTTTCATTCGGCATTTGAAATGAGATCTAGAGAAAATGCCTCAATCTATGATTTATggcaacaaaataaaagatcagTTTTGAGGCATAGCTGATGCAGGACAATCaagaggaaaataaaagaacaagaaaaattaaaagataaccCTAAGAATTAGCACCTAAGAGTTTCCTGGAATCAGCACCAAGAAACTTAGGCATAGGCACCTAAGGTGTTAAGAATCAGCACACAACAATTTAGAAAATTTCCAACCTGAAATTACATAGGGAAATGTGTCTTAGATTCTTTTAATAGTCTTCATCTTTCCAATCACCCTCGAACAAATGTGTCTCCTCCTCGATTATATCAAACCCTTTGTTCTCCTCAAACTGTATTTGACAGTCTTGGGCTCGGTCCACTTggaaattacaaaacttaagaGCCGGGGTGTCTATCTTAAATTCACAAGTTGGTCCTTCGGAAAGAAGTCTGCACTGAAAGCGTTTTAGTGTACTTGTGGAGAAGGTAACTCTAAGACTTTTCAAAGTTTGAACTCCAATTTGAAGTTTCAAATCTTCAATTACCATGCAAGATGAAAggattttagagagagaatCTCCTTCAATGTAGAGAACGTTAATCAATTCCAAAACCTTGAGACTCAGTAACACAAAAAGATAATGCGTCGTATCAAGTACCATGAAGCCCTTCAATTTCAGATACACGACATTTTCAGTTCCATCGGAAAAGAGGCAATTGGGCAAGCGGTATCCTTTTTGGAATGTTGTTTCTACACACACATCAagttctttaatttcttttccaaCCAAACAAGAAACCCAACCAACAACGTCCCATGTTGGAATGTCTTCTTGAATCCAAGAAAGTTTTAATCAATGAACAGGGTGTGCTTCACTTCTAGTTTTTAATACTTTCCATATAATATGATGAAACTCGTAACCTTCAATGCTTCTGTCATCAAGATCTAGACTGGGTAATTCAGTCCAGAGAGTAGTCCATGTTTTCGAAAGTATACTACTTGCAGCACattctttgagagagagatgggaCAGAATCTCAAGGAGAACATCTTCCGGCAGGTTACTAAGCCGGTTGGCAATATTGTCGTCGGCAATTTCGTCGCCACTCTTCATTATGATAAttcaaagagaaatgatatgtttacaatatttttacaacaaatcctaagtggcaagttgttactagttgttattattggggcaaaaaagtaatcttagcgttagtttgaaatttgaaccaataacaactaaccacctgtaatttgttgtaaaaatgttgtaaacatatcatttctctttgaaATATCATAATGAAGAGTGGCGACGAAATTGCTGACGAAGATATTGCCGACCGGCTTAGTAACCTGCCGGAAAAAGTTCTCCTTGAGATTCTGtcccatctctctctcaaaaaatctGCTGTAAGTAGTATACTTTCGAAAACATGGACTACTCTCTGGACTGAATTACCCAGTCTAGATCTTGATGACAAAAGCATTGAAGGTTATGAGTTTCGTCATATCATATGGAAAGTATTAAAAACTAGAAGTGAAGCACACCCTGTTCATCGATTGAGACTTTCTTGGATTCAAAAAGACATTCCAACATGGGACGTTGTTGGTTGGGTATCTTGTTTGGttggaaaagaaattaaagaactTGATGTGTGTGTAGAAACAACATTCCAAAAAAGATAATGCTTGCCCAATTGCCTCTTTTCCGATGGAACTGAAAATCTCGTGTGTTTGAAATTGAAGGGCTTCATGGTACTTGATACGACGTATTATCTTTTTGCGTTTCCGAGTCTCAAGGTTTTGGAATTGATTAACGTTCTCTACACTGAAAGAGattctctctctaaaatccTTTCATCTTGCACGGTAATTGAAGATTTGAAACTTCAAGTTGGAGTTCAAACTTTGAAAAGTCTCAGAGATACCTTCTCCACAAGTACACTGAAACGCTTTCAGTGTAGACTTCTTTCCGAAGGACCAACTTGCGAATTTAAGATAGACACCCCGGCtcttaagttttgtaatttcatAAGACAACATAAGCAAGTAGCAAAAGATCCATAGCACTATAAACATATCTTAACaataggactttttttttttttttcctatcaatttatttatagtaaATTATTGGCAAAAAGAGTTGATTTATTGtaactattttaataattaatgagagtataaatttttatgtatatagtAGTATGACCTAGTAGTATAATCACTAAGTATTGAATAATTACTTATAATGAACTTATATCAATGACTTTTATGACTAAAACACTTTAATTTagaacagatttttttttttttttttaaagagcatTTCAAGGAGATAAAACACAACATTTGAGGCTTATGAGCACCATTTAACATTATTGATACATCATGCAAGTAAATAAGGAATAAGTATTAACCTTATGTGTGGAGTAAAGTTGCTTGAGATGATTAAATATGAGATCTTCACATGCCAcaacaatttctttaattttgtaacaaaatcCTCTTGCATTCCACAACAATTACTATAAATATTAAACATTATTAATACCAAAACATCATTTAGAgtcataataattaataatttttcaccatgtataaatttcatttttaccaatctaacaaaattttaatgttcATGAAAGTTATCTACATAATTCTCCACCTTAAATTCTACCTTCCACTATCAACAATCCTACCAACACTTATAGTTCTAAAAAATCATTGTCATGCCGAATGGGTGTCACTGTCAACAACATTTTTACTCcataaaaaggggaaaaaaacatgTGATATCATATGACATAcccaataaattttaaaaaataaaaataaaaataaaaagcagaCCTGGCCTTTATGCATGTTTAGTTTCATATAGcccttttataaataatttacaaaattaaatatttatgaatctcaataaaaaaataataaactaaataaatgaaagaaaaaagaataataaaaaacttgtaGCATAAATATGAGAtctacatataaaaatataagagtagcatccaaaacaaaaataatccacTCTCTTAAAGTTTCAATGGAATAGATATAATCAtataataatccatttaaaaaaaaactttatgggaaaagaaaaaaaaaaaaaaagcaaatattaGCAATGCCAATTTAGAGTAAAAGCTGCATTACAGAatagggctttttttttttttttttttgacaaaagctAAATAGAAAGATTTAGCCCAtttttaaagacaaaaaacaTTGAGTGAAAATCTAGACTATCAAGTATATCAAAGCCTAGATGAAACAGAGAATAATTTACTTGAGACAGATTGATCATAATTTCTTCCAAATCTTTGGTGTTCTATCCATACATATCCCAATGCTAAAATCTACagctacaaaatataaatgagaaaATCAATAGGTACTCATATAAAGCTTCTCCTGTCTTCCTATCCTTCTCTTCACCACATagatcattttattttgattcaaaCCCCTTTGCTAAAGCAACTTCCTGTTGTTGATGACGTCGTTCTCTCTGTATCATGTGAAAAGACACTAAAATGGATCACCGATCCCATACTTAAATCAATGAATCAAGTATAGACAAAGCTCTTTAAATATTCCAAAATGCATAAGGAAATGCACAATCCCATGTTGAACAAGTTTTCAAATAGACTGTTTGATGCAGgagatgcaagaaaattattatttaatattatttatgtttgcaagtcaattgtatttttatgttttaggtcctattagtttattgggttattagtattttaatttagaagtaagggtatttttgtaataaggcaattaagatttcctagccaattagaattagggtttagcaatcctttataagcaatcTATTGTACTACTTGAGGAGATGGTTGATACTTTGATGAATAAAAACAATGACCGTTTGGTTTTTCTTTGGTTTAGTGCTGACTCCAGGTCTACCCTAGTGATTTTTTTCCTTGGTACTAACTCCAAGCAAGGCCTAGGTGTTGACTCCGCTTggtcatatcttttatttttttcaattattttagttttgttttggttgtccTACGTCACTGTTGGTTTGTAGTTTTCATTAGTTTCACAAGTGCCCACAACACAAGCAGGTAGGCAACTAAGCAAAAAAACTTTTGATagcaaataattatttaatcaaacaaACGATTAAGCTTAAGCAAAATCAGATGTGCTAAAAAACCTAGAtagcaaaataaagcaaaacttgaAGGTAAAGCTGAAGGGGCAAAAATTAGCATGACGAACCTTCACCACATTGGGCCTGATGGATCCAAGCCCATGGGCCGGCAATAGGTGAGCCCAG
The DNA window shown above is from Quercus lobata isolate SW786 chromosome 7, ValleyOak3.0 Primary Assembly, whole genome shotgun sequence and carries:
- the LOC115951763 gene encoding F-box/FBD/LRR-repeat protein At5g56420-like, producing MKSGDEIADDNIANRLSNLPEDVLLEILSHLSLKECAASSILSKTWTTLWTELPSLDLDDRSIEDIPTWDVVGWVSCLVGKEIKELDVCVETTFQKGYRLPNCLFSDGTENVVYLKLKGFMVLDTTHYLFVLLSLKVLELINVLYIEGDSLSKILSSCMVIEDLKLQIGVQTLKSLRVTFSTSTLKRFQCRLLSEGPTCEFKIDTPALKFCNFQVDRAQDCQIQFEENKGFDIIEEETHLFEGDWKDEDY
- the LOC115951764 gene encoding F-box/FBD/LRR-repeat protein At5g22660-like; the protein is MKSGDEIADEDIADRLSNLPEKVLLEILSHLSLKKSAVSSILSKTWTTLWTELPSLDLDDKSIEGYEFRHIIWKVLKTRSEAHPVHRLRLSWIQKDIPTWDVVGWGFMVLDTTYYLFAFPSLKVLELINVLYTERDSLSKILSSCTVIEDLKLQVGVQTLKSLRDTFSTSTLKRFQCRLLSEGPTCEFKIDTPALNDERFGVVDGQGLDVDEVAVSSKSSSSSLSPQRFVSVFGTGISCGGDGGGAVATAAVVFS